Within the Blastocatellia bacterium genome, the region ATACGAAAGTGCGTATAACCATCGAAGAATCAAGCACCGCACAGCCTAGCCCGAAATCATTTCTGCAAACCGCTCGCTCCCTCAACTTAGAAGGCCCGGTTGATTGGTCTGAACGGATTGAAGAATACCTTTACGGGAACCGAACTGATGGCTA harbors:
- a CDS encoding antitoxin family protein, with protein sequence MMSRTIEAVFDGEVLRPQEPLMLQPNTKVRITIEESSTAQPSPKSFLQTARSLNLEGPVDWSERIEEYLYGNRTDG